TCAAGAGTCGGCTTCTCTCTTAGCAtgcagaacagtggttctcagcctgctgGTCGCAACCCCTACATATCTGataattacattatgattcataacagtatgggttggggggggtcaccacaacataaagaactgtcattaaaggttcacagcattaggaaggttgagaaccactggcctataGGTAGCCAGGCCCTTGGCCGTCTCTTCCAAGAAAAACAAcagttctaaaattttaaaagtgataTCTAGAAGCAACTTAGATGCCAGTCACAGGGCAATGGCTAAGCAACTGAAAATATAATCACATTGCAAAAATATGACAAAActatggaaaataatttttcctttcaatAATTTGATAAAAATCCCTAGAATGGCCAAAGGCGGAAACCAAGGTGAtgaaagacacaatctcacaTCTGTAGATACAACTTctatgcacagacacatggaaccacacagacactggaacaaagcaaaaccagaatATTTACAATAGACTTTTATTACCTGATTCTAACAACTATTTCCTCTAATGAAGCAGACATTGCTGTTTTAATTGGGAAGAGAGAGAATCAGGTTATTCTGGGATGTGCTTTTGTTCTTAATGATTAATAGCAGGACCCAGAATTAGTTCCAGAAAAAGAACAGCTTGGAGAACAGCAGGTCTAGTAGTATCTGGACCTGGAAGCtttggtgtgtgttgggggtataCTCTTAATCCTAAAGACAAAACTAATGCAGTCTCACGCAGTCTTCTGTTTCGTTTGTTTTCTATGAGACGAGGATCAGTTTCCCATTTTAATCATTAGCAGAAAGGGAAAATTTTTTGTTTACCATGCTTTGTAGAAAACCTTTAAAAGGTTTGCTTAGACCGAATAATAATGCTCCAGATAGTGAAGCAAGGTCGCATAGGTGAATGCCCCGGACCAGCAGCTCTCGGAACCTGTCCTCTGTACTGCATGACAGTTACCATGGAGCAGAGACTGTGAGAGCAATGGTGTCACTTCACAGAGACTGGGGTTCGTATCTCACCTCCACTAGTGACCAGTTTTGCAATTTCAATTAAGTGACATGTCCTTTCTGAGTCCGTTACTTGGTAGAAAGGAGACCACATTCCCATATCAACCCATTTCTTGCCTTGTTCACCTAATATTTAAGGATATGTATAGAGTCCCCCTCCCCATCTGAGGAAGACATGTCCCAATGCCCTGGGTGCATTCCTGAAACTGAAGACACAACCAAGCATatacacagatagacacagaaaatgtgcacatatatacatatgtagcaATGAAAAATTAAACTTACAAATTAGAAACAGTAAGAgataaacaacagaaacaaattatAACCATCAGAGTAGCACATTGTAACAAAAACTACTGAAAGGTCATGAATTCACTTCTAGAACTTCCCATTTAATGTTTTCAAACTCTGACTGCTGGTAACAAAACAGCGAAAAGCAAACCCACAGGCGGATGGGGCAGGATGCTGTTCTAGCTGCAGCACTAATGCTAGGGGTGTGAGTGGTGATATGGACAGACAAGACCTTAACCTCTCCCGAGCCTTTATTTCATTGTGCTGGTGTAAGCACAGTCGATCTACAGAGCCCCTGAAGCACGGGAGGCGCTCAGTCAATGGGGATGAGGAGAAGTTGCCTGGCTGTTAACATGGTCATTCTCTTATCACTTGCTCACCTGCCGGGTTGTTCCGGATACTTCTGCTTGGTATAGGCCTCGAGCGTGGCATAAACCTTCTCTCGAAGAGTCTCCACCTCAGAGGGGTTGGACAAACCCTTGGCATCTGCAGAGAGCAATAGGTTTAAATTCTGGTCAATGCCTCAGCCGGACACTCCTCCAGACAGTGTCCCTGTTGCACTGGCCACCTCCCCTAGCGTTAGGAGAGACAGATGAACTCAAATATGGGGGCAGCTGGGAAGTAAGCAAATCACCTGTGCTGGACATAATCTTTCTGGGCATAATATCCCTAACGAACGCTCAGCTTTATGGACTTTCAACTGTTGATAGTGAAACAAACCCTCGGCTACAAAGTGACGTTCACACGTGTACCGGATGCTTCCTATATGTTGAGTGTGACTGTGTGGTAAGATGGGGCATGAACACTAAACCCATCCATGGTCTGCGACAGAGTTACCCTAATCCTGGAGCTAAAGGGTGCCCTGTGTCACACGCTACTTCAGAAGACTGGACACACACAGCAACATTTGGTGAAGTTGGTCACTTCCTTCTCTTGAAGAACTTTGCATCTGGACCTTCAGTATGCCACTCCCTTCCCAGGGACCACACACTAGGCTCCTTTGACAGTTATTTCTCCCACCAGCTTGTGAGATTCTCAGTCTTCAGTCCTTTGCTCTGCAGTCTTTGCTCACAACTGATCTCTCCTCAGGCTTGTGGCTGCCTCCCAGTGCAGCCAGAGGTAGGCAgcttttatacatacatacatacatacatacatacatacatacatacatacatacatacatatctttGGTCCTGACTTCCCCTGTGAAGCCTTTTTGCTGAGATGTCTACTGTCCATCTCCAAGTTCATTGTCCAAAGACAAAATCTTGGTTCCAACCCACTCACCCTTACTCACCCTTAGAACTTGCTTCCCCTGGAGTTTTACCCATGTCAAATGAATGGAAATTCCATTTCTACAGTTGTTCTGGGAAATGAAACACCCTTGAGACACATTTGACTTCTGTCTTTCCTCTGCACCCTACATCTAATCCACCAGTAGATCCCAGAGACTTTACCTAGAGATATACCCAGACAGACCATGCTttatctcctccttctctttcacaGTGAGTTGCTGTATTTCTCATCTTCTCCAactgacccccccacacacacctaatGAAACTTCACACTCAGTTAAAATGCTTTCAGGATGGCTCTGGAGAGGGAAGGTGGTAAAGAGGAGGCTCTCCACTCTGATGGGTTCTGGGCTCAAGCTGCTCTGCCTCAACTGAGTTTGGAAATATGGCGGTGGGTGTGGGTAATAACATCAGAGCCCTGGAAGTTCACCTCGAGAAAggaatgagacacacacacacacacaaagtgccaTGGCCGGAGTCAAACAGAAATCACCTGGGTTAAAGAGCACAATGGCTCGCAGGCACCCGAGCTCTGACTTATCCATCTGCATGTCTTTCATCTTGGAAACCAGCTCTGTGAGGACTCTGTTCACGAGAAGCAAgggcagggaaagagagaagcatgagttccaggccaaggaCCAACAAAACAAATCCCACCACTGCTCGTGATAGACCTGCTCAGGTTCTAGACACTGCTGAAGGTATGGTATTGGGGTGCAGGGATGACAATGGAGCCCCTCATCCTAAGGAACAGACAGTGTGGAAACTGGTGTGGGAACTACCAGTCTCATGGAAATGTCCAGGGAACGACTGCCTCTGGAGTTCAAGAGTTCTCCAGGTAGGAAGCAGTAACCTCCCAGTTGGGAATAGAAAGGCATCTTGAACGAGTTAAAAACACAGCAGGAAAAGCCAGCCCACAACACTGTACACTGTACATGTAGAAGAACCTGAAGAAGGTAGCAGGGGTTCAAGGGCAAGTATGCCCAGGAACCATTAAAGTGCTTGAGAGCATCAAGGaaaaagatgggaagagacagattGTAAGGTGAGCATGTATGTCTCCCAAAGAGACCACTTATGGGGGCCCTGGATACTGGAACTCAGTTGACTATTTTCAGCTTTCACTTTCTCTTTACCAGAAGCCCATTCTTTCAGCTTCAAGTCACCAATCTACTTATTACTTTATTCATTGTTTACTTTACATTATATATACTTAATGTTGTATTTATATTACTCTTTACTTTATTCAAATGCACTTTAGCACACTTAAGGGAGAGAGTCTCTGCCATCGATGGTGTCACTTTGTGCCTGAGCTCGCTTCTGCTGTAGCCTAGAGATCTGGGGTCCAGAGAGAAagagtccagaaaaaaaaaagttagcccAACATAACAGTCCTCTTGAAGATGCATCCTAGACCCTTTCTCCATCCCTGGCCCCTGGGATGTGTTGTTCCCCTCCTCCACCTGCGGCTTACTAGGTGATATCAGTGGTCCACCCAAGTCAAAAGCATGAGTGTAGCCCTTTCATCTGTCAGGCAATGATGCTGGTCTATTTTATTACAATCACCTTTGCCCAAACCCCTCTCTCAATCTCcagatttatattttcatatgcttAATCATCTCTGGAGACTGGGCTCACAtttataattccagcattcaggaggctgaagcagaaggattatcACAAGCTTAAGCCCAGTCCGAACTATAGAACGAGACACTGTCTCAGTACAAAAACAAAATGGTTTTGATATAGTCATATGCACCTCTTTGACTTGCCTATTGCACATCAGCATTAcatagagggagaggaagaaagaagaaaaagagagagagaagtgtgtgtaTACGCAATGTGCATATACACACTGTGTGCAAATACTGGAAACGGAAGGGAATCACAACCTGTCAAAGATGGAGCCAACACCAGCACTGTGAGCACTGCTCCTGTGGACATGGAGGCCTGTGGCCAGCAGGATGCCATCTTGGACAGACACCGAGCGGTGGGAGAAGGAGGCAATCAGCAATTCATTCCACCCTGCAAGCGTAGAGAGAAGACCTTGTGGGGAAATCAGTCACACGCCTGCCTCCTTGGTAGTCAGCAACACATGGATTATCATCCCATGTAAAGGAGACAAAACTGAAAATCCCGGGAGGGGGAGGCTAAGACGCAGCTCAGGGTGACACATGTAATTAGTGACAAAAGAAAGGCCAGGGCTAGAGTTTCCTGACATCGCGGCTCCGCACAAACCCCTGCAGCTTCTTAGATGCAGACTAGAGTGACAGCTTCAGAACGGGGACTCTTTTTGTCACCGTTGCCAACAAATATGAATTGAAGCTCTGCCAGACAGTAGTCACTGTTGGCTGAATGACGGAGACAGTGACTGTACCTCATCGTCTCCGTCCCAGGACCTGACAACCTAGTTGTGTTTCTTTGGTGTCATCGATAGCAACAGCACAGTATGTCGCTTTCAGGGGACGCTCGGCGTTCGCTCATCATCTAACAGGGATGCGCGAGTGGACCGGTTCCTAATGCTCGGCCGGTCCTCATGAGATCTCCCTGATGGCTCAGTGACAACGAGGAGCTACGGCAGATGCCAATAGACTGCAGTGTCTCAGATACGGGTGGGCGACAAGCTCGCAGCACAAAGACGCTCGAGGTGGAGGAAGCCTTGAGCCCGGGTAACAGGCCTAAGCAGAAATTTCtagcttgctctctctgtctctgtctctgtctctctgtctctctctctctctggatgtgtccgtatgtgtgtgtgtgtgtgtgcacatgtggaggccagaggaggacacttAGCATTCCTGCtccatccctcttctcccttACTCTCAAGACACAGGGCCCCTCGGTGAGCCCTCAGATTGCTGTTTCAGCTAAGCTGACTGGACAGCAAGCCCTCGAAATCCTCCCATCTCCGTGCCACTCCTAACCCCTAGAGCTTGGCTGACAGGCACATGCAACTCAGCCAACTTCCCTCTTCGCACATGTGTTGGGGATCCTGCCTCAGTTCCTTACGATTGTACAGCATGCACTTTTACACACCATCCATGCCATCTCTCCAAGCACACCCCCAATCTCTGGCTTTCTTACTTCACCTGTGAAGTGGAAATATCTCCATTTGTCAGTCTTATAGCTGTAAGATGTGCTTCAAATTATCTTCAATAAAGTTATTTATAAATCTTTGAAGTTAAATGTAAAGTATAAAACTACAGAAATTTTTGCATGGGAGAAAAGCCCTACTTTCCATGAATGAGGCTTCATTTGGGAATGGAAGTCCTACAAGAGGACCATTTAAATTTACAGGTCTGCAAAGGACATAAAGGAAGGGCtggacacagtggcacacacctttaatctcggtgcttgagaggcagaggtaggcagatctctgtgagtccagcctggtctccaatAGTGAGATCAAGAGAAACAACAATTGCAAGCTGCTCCTTTTCGGGTTCCATGGGTCATTTCAAAATAGTAGCCCTGGGGATTGTCTCAGGGCGAGATGAACCCCAATGTCTTACCTGCCCGGAGCAGAATGACCTGGTCCTCCAAGGTGAGATCTGAGAAGTGGGGGATGCGTTTGGCCCACTCAACAAGGGTGAAAAGCTGCTTGTCGGCAGCATGGCATATGTTAGTAACAGGATCATTCGTCTGAAATAGGAACGGGTTTCTGTGAGGTCCTGGGACTCTAAATACCCCTCTGTGATGTCCAGTCCCAACCAGGAAAGGGAGGCTGAATGGGATCCGACATACCGAGTTCTCCATGTTCATGTCACCGTAGGATTCTGTCTTTGGTTCCACAGCAAGCTCAGCTTCTAGAATCCTCTCCACGGGCATGTCTTCGTGGCCACTGTTGGCACATTCTGCCTCGCTCTCTGCTCgctccctgctcctctgcctttcttcctgaaCAGCTGGCATGTGGTAAGACCGACAGAGGTTACAGAGGGCCAAGGACCAGTGTGGGACAGTTACCGATCTAAAGTTTCTCCTGTATAATATGAGACTCATCATGGTATTGAACGAGGGACACTGTAATGCTGACAGATGGAACAAAGACAGCAAAGCTGTTTCCTTGCGAGGGTAGGGATGGGTCTTTAGTCAAATAGTTTCCATTGCGTTACAACGACAATCTCCCTGTCTTAGCTTCTTTAAGCTCCAATTCCACCCTTCTTCGAAGGAGCTACCATCCCCTTGCTATCTCCATTGTGTCCATCATCCTTCCTATTCTGCTGCCTCTGGTGAGCTGTGAGCACGCAATGGTTAAGGAGCAAGCCCATTACTGCAAAACCTCCCCTTGTCAGATTCTATGCATCAGTCCTGGCATTCACGTCCCATTAGGTAGGCCCCCTGTGCACCAGCTTGAACACAACATCACCTGATCCGACTTGTCAGGGAAGATCTTCAGGGAGCCAGCTGTGGGGAGTTAGTAAGTGAAGGGGTGGAAGGATGTCACCTAGAAGACATTTCAGAATGTGCACTGATTTcatgggtgggggagggcacataggcagaggtggaggctggagttACTTCTGCATTCCCCAAACTTGGGGTTTTCAGTAAAGTTCACGCTAGCTCTCAAAATGCTCGGTCCACACATTAGGGTACCAGGCACACCCCACACTGCCCTTCCAAGGTGAAGAGTTTCTGTTGGGTTCCTTTCTGTCTACAAAGTTGCTGTTTCCAGCTTAGTCCCAGCAGCAACGAGCAGAATTCAATATTGGAAGATGGTTTGTATCCCCCAAAGGAACGAATTCTAATCTAACTTGGTTAAGCACCTTCCCAAGCAGCCTCTCCTCCAAGTCTCTCCCTCACTGCTTCCTGCCCAAAGGCTAAGGAGCCTTTATCCTCTGAGGACATGACAGCTACAAAGGCTATCTGAAGGACGGATCTGCGGTGCAGCATGCTGAGACCATTTTGTGAACAATGAGATGGATGCCTCAAGGCCAGAGAAGAGACCTAAAAACCACCACCAATAATCCTTACCAGATAGCAATGCTAATTATGgcccagagaaacaggaagaggataggagggaaggagaaaagggagaaaggaaagagacaagaaaacaagaaagtgagaagaaagaattgaaacagaacagagaggagaaagaaggcgaGAGAAAAGCAAACACGACTCAGAGCCAAAGACACCTctgccacatgcatgcagatgcCCTCAGACCTGTCTGTCGCTCAGCCTCCTCCCAAGCCGTGGTCTTCCTGTTCGTGAGGCTGAAATTGCAGGGGTTGTCTGAGATGGATTTGTGGGGATTACCAAAACAATGTAAAATTTCCCATAGAATCCCCTTTCCCTGTGTGTCCCTGGCCTGGGGGCTCGTGTCTCTCCCACAGTCTCCCTGCCCGgtcccttcctctctctatctgcttcccttcctttcccattGAGTCTTTGTTCAGTGACAACCTGTGGGAGCTGTAGTGCATATTTTTCTCTCAGTCGGATTTTCTGGCTGAAGTTGAATGCTCTTGCACATATTTACATTCCTATTtgtcctgatttttaaaaacagaaacaaacggAGTCACGTTCTTTTTGTGATCGTCAATCAACTCTTCACACAGTCTTGTAACACTCGAGGAAAAACCCTGAAGCTTCACAAAAAGCCTGGGCTTAGGGAAACTGGGTTCCACTTCTCATTTGCCATTAATAGGGTAAGAAGTGGCTGGCTACTCTCTCCTCCCATTAGGACTATAAACCGCACTGCTATAGTTGAAGCAGCGCATCGTTGTGGGAGGCTATGCTGAGTGACAGATATCCTCAGCTTCTGCTACAGCGTGCATCGTAAGAACTCAGGACCCTAGCTCATCTCCAGCTTCATCCATCCACGTAGTCAACAGCTACTGTTTATTTTCAGGTTCTCCAGCAGTCAACATGAATGGAGGATTTTCCGAATCAGAAGCTATATTTCATATTCAATACTTTATATAGGTTATTATATCTCATTTAGCCCCTTCCAATAACAAGAACTGGATAACCTGTCTGAAGTCAAAAGCTAGGAAGTGCTGATGGCAGCCTAGGGACCCAGGCTGGCTAGCTCCAGAGTTCACTTGAAGACCTTCCACAGTGCCTCCTGGGCACCAGGGCGGCCCAAACTAGCAGGACAAAAGGGTGTCTATACCATATATAGCCTTGAAacagcaaggatttttttttcatttctcttagtgaGATCTGGATGTTCTGGTGGGGAATGGCTTGACGCGGCCGCCATGTTCACACTGCTGTCTCCCTTGAGGAAAGCCACAGAGAGGCAAGGGTGGACGCAGGGAGGCAGTTTGGGTTGCCATTTGGCTCTCGGGGTCTTTCCTCATCTGCGAGCTGGCTCCTGTTGGGTGATTCCAAAAGGTACCCTTCTCCTGACACATTTCCTTGTTGGTGGCATCGCCTCTAAGCATGGGCTCGGGGACCTGTTCCTTCGTTGGTTCTTTCTGGCAGACTTCCTCAACCCCATTCAGTGAGTTGCTCTACCTGCAAGAGGAGGCCATCCTTCCTGCACAACCACCGAGACGCCCCAGGAACAGCGGGCACTTGCACAATGCCCTCTAGTTAATTCACTGCCCATTCAATTCATTTGTGTTACTTAGCAGGATGACTTTCGATCTTTTAAAGCAGGAACACCAATGAGGAAAGAGCACTTTCAGATTTGTTACACTCTGACACAAGGAGAGCCCACTAACTCACACTATAAAGTAAAAGTTGAAACCGCTTAAATGCCCAGTGACATTCTCCGGAACTGAGAAGGCCAGTTCGTCAGACCTGTAAATGCCAATAATCCACCAAGACCGAGGGATGTGCCAACATAAAAGGATTATAGCTGACCGGGCTTATAAATCCTAGAGGGCAGCGGCAAACCTGCCCTTTCCCCTTGAATGAGatgaagactgaagcaggaagccAGCTCTACTTTGAAGGTCAGTCTGATGCTCCCTGGTGCCACAGAGAACAAGGTCTCTAACACCTCCGAGACCCGCTGCCCTCTTACtggaaggaaaatggagagggCCCAGTGTGGGTACCCGTCTTTGGGCTCCCAGAGGAGAGAGATGACAGAGGAAGAGATGTCTCCTGCCCTCTGAGCTCTGGAGGTAAGCCTTGAGAGTCCCTACACTCATCTTAACCTCCACATCAAACCTCTCCCTCCCAGCATCCAGTGCAGCCCAGCTCTTCCCTATACTTCTGTCTTCATAGCTCTTGGCACACAACCTGCTCTCCTGGAGTAGAGGGGAGCAGCGGGGCACCTCACCTTCCCTCTTCATGCCCATGACCAGGCACTTCTGGTAGCGGCAGTACTGGCAGCGGTTGCGCTGACGCTTGTCGATGAGGCAGTCTTTGTTATCCCGGCAGGTGTAGATGAGGTCTTTCCTTATGGTTCTTTTGAAGAAGCCTTTGCAGCCTTCACAGCTGTACACACCGTAGTGTTTGCCTGGTTCCAAGAGAATATTCCATAGACTCGGGTTTCTTACAGCAAAGAAGGCCGTGGCTACCCGCTAAGGAGACAGCTATAGCCCCTAAACACCAATAACGATTCCCAAAGAATGCACCACAGGACCCAAAGTTAGCataaataaccatttttttttttgtcccagaCAGCGTCATTAGAAAATGCCTGACCTCAGATTTTATTGACATTTCTTTTATCAAAGAAACTCTTGGATTTGGATAAGGAAATGCCCCACCTCAGCtcaatattaatattttagtatacataacaaataaaaaactgtttAATTGCCATGTATTCGTATCCAGCAGGGGAAGAACCTTGGATTAATTGATATTTCTCAAAATTGAAGCCCAAGGTCTCAGGAAGCCACTAAAATTTATTATCTTGTGCCATAAACTGCGAACGATCCTGAGCTACTGCCTGTTGGTGTGAAATGCTATACAATCCTTACAGCATAGCATCATACCCAAGCTTGGGCCGAACATACATTACTGGTAAACAGTAATTTTGCTTCATCTAGAATAATTGGTTGCATGCTTCACTGTCTCTGGACCTATAGTTATGCCTGGCCAGAATGGCTAATTTCTGTAAAGAGAGCTGCCTGCCACCCCTGTCTCCATACAGATACCATGAGTCAACCACAGGGCTTGCGCTaaggtagtggttctcaacccatgggtcat
The sequence above is drawn from the Chionomys nivalis chromosome 5, mChiNiv1.1, whole genome shotgun sequence genome and encodes:
- the Rxrg gene encoding retinoic acid receptor RXR-gamma isoform X1, which codes for MYGNYSHFMKFPAGFGGSPGHTGSTSMNPSAALPTGKPMDSHPSYTDTPVSAPRTLSAVGTPLNALASPYRVITSTMGPPSGALAAPPGINLVAPPSSQLNVVNSVSSSEDIKPLPGLPGIGNMNYPSTSPGSLVKHICAICGDRSSGKHYGVYSCEGCKGFFKRTIRKDLIYTCRDNKDCLIDKRQRNRCQYCRYQKCLVMGMKREAVQEERQRSRERAESEAECANSGHEDMPVERILEAELAVEPKTESYGDMNMENSTNDPVTNICHAADKQLFTLVEWAKRIPHFSDLTLEDQVILLRAGWNELLIASFSHRSVSVQDGILLATGLHVHRSSAHSAGVGSIFDRVLTELVSKMKDMQMDKSELGCLRAIVLFNPDAKGLSNPSEVETLREKVYATLEAYTKQKYPEQPGRFAKLLLRLPALRSIGLKCLEHLFFFKLIGDTPIDTFLMEMLETPLQIT
- the Rxrg gene encoding retinoic acid receptor RXR-gamma isoform X2; this encodes MNYPSTSPGSLVKHICAICGDRSSGKHYGVYSCEGCKGFFKRTIRKDLIYTCRDNKDCLIDKRQRNRCQYCRYQKCLVMGMKREAVQEERQRSRERAESEAECANSGHEDMPVERILEAELAVEPKTESYGDMNMENSTNDPVTNICHAADKQLFTLVEWAKRIPHFSDLTLEDQVILLRAGWNELLIASFSHRSVSVQDGILLATGLHVHRSSAHSAGVGSIFDRVLTELVSKMKDMQMDKSELGCLRAIVLFNPDAKGLSNPSEVETLREKVYATLEAYTKQKYPEQPGRFAKLLLRLPALRSIGLKCLEHLFFFKLIGDTPIDTFLMEMLETPLQIT